A window of the Trichoderma asperellum chromosome 6, complete sequence genome harbors these coding sequences:
- a CDS encoding uncharacterized protein (antiSMASH:Cluster_6.3) yields MDISDFEDLGIISASEEDDEISEASKGALMTPAIPAIPLGEGDRPHPPWEGHRDKLVGIVDMGSNGIRFSITDLSAPLARILPTVLTYRSGISLYDSQFDPETGEQVPIPEDVINDIVTVFNRFLIVCNDMGVQRKNIHVVATEATRKAINSAKFLEIVKEKTGLSIEMLPKEVEGQIGALGIASGFRNLAGLVMDLGGGSTQITWMVSQGGHIRISPMGSFSFPYGAAALSRQLSDLKKGKKKQDGEAAVARFRQEMVENFRDAYNHLQIPDSLVDKAKREGGFRIYLSGGGFRGWGYLLLYLNQSRGKHYPISIINGYTVGREQFEDTDTVKAIAKAAKDVFRVSDRRRSQVPAVAFLVNVLAEAIPHGIREAHFCQGGVREGYLFRTLPPDIREQSPLQVATMNFAPPSFLSIQELIKRAIPKPSKNLTRRFPEEFGEHVIDSFANVIYVHMFMSKETASTTALYSTSVGIMSSTHGVSHQDRARLALMLESRYRGELPPREMEFREALRSLITPEEVWWTTYLGRVGYMITRLYPSGEIDPVKPRVVFSSEWAWNLGKKKKKEGLVLTISIQKKKDDPAELKHALEENVNVIQRVGKKKHWIGKDDPWGMKVKVEVVEEGILEATE; encoded by the exons ATGGATATATCGGATTTTGAAGATCTAGGAATAATTTCAGCttctgaagaggatgatgaaatAAGCGAAGCATCAAAAGGCGCCCTCATGACGCCCGCAATACCTGCAATCCCtcttggagaaggagataGGCCTCATCCGCCATGGGAGGGACACAGAGACAAGCTTGTTGGGATTGTGGACATGGGAAG caATGGCATTCGTTTCTCAATTACGGATTTATCGGCTCCCCTCGCGCGTATCCTACCGACAGTATTGACCTACCGATCTGGCATATCGCTTTATGATTCGCAGTTTGATCCTGAGACAGGAGAGCAGGTTCCAATCCCAGAAGACGTAATCAACGATATAGTTACGGTCTTCAATCGTTTTCTGATCGTCTGTAACGACATGGGAGTCCAACGAAAGAACATCCATGTTGTTGCAACGGAGGCCACACGCAAAGCTATTAATTCGGCCAAATTTTTGGAAATTGTCAAAGAAAAGACTGGCCTATCCATAGAAATGCTACCGAAGGAGGTGGAAGGCCAGATTGGGGCGCTGGGCATTGCGAGCGGGTTCAGAAATTTAGCCGGCCTTGTAATGGACCTGGGAGGAGGCAGCACGCAAATCACCTGGATGGTGAGCCAAGGGGGCCATATCAGGATCAGCCCTATGGGCAGCTTTAGCTTTCCGTATGGCGCGGCAGCTCTTAGCAGACAGTTGAGTGAtttgaagaagggcaagaaaaaacaagatggagaggcagCCGTTGCTCGATTTCGCCAGGAAATGGTGGAAAATTTTCGAGATGCCTATAACCATCTACAAATCCCCGACAGTTTGGTAGATAAAGCTAAACGGGAGGGAGGATTTCGTATCTACTTGTCGGGCGGTGGATTCCGAGGCTGGGGTTATCTTCTGCTATACCTCAACCAGTCTCGCGGCAAACACTATccaatctccatcatcaatgGGTATACAGTTGGCCGAGAGCAATTCGAAGATACCGACACGGTGAAAGCAATAGCCAAAGCGGCAAAAGATGTCTTTCGAGTTTCGGATCGTCGGCGATCTCAGGTTCCTGCAGTGGCATTCCTAGTCAATGTCTTGGCTGAGGCTATCCCCCATGGAATCCGGGAAGCTCACTTCTGCCAGGGTGGTGTACGAGAAGGGTATCTATTCAGGACTCTTCCTCCCGACATCAGAGAACAATCTCCGTTGCAAGTGGCGACTATGAACTTTGCGCCACCTTCTTTCCTCAGCATCCAGGAGTTGATTAAACGTGCCATCCCAAAGCCTTCCAAGAATCTGACGAGACGGTTTCCTGAAGAATTCGGCGAGCACGTCATTGATTCTTTTGCCAACGTTATATATGTGCACATGTTCATGTCCAAAGAAACGGCATCGACGACTGCACTGTACTCGACCAGTGTCGGAATTATGTCATCGACGCACGGGGTGTCGCATCAAGACCGTGCTCGACTCGCCTTGATGCTAGAATCTCGGTACCGAGGAGAATTACCACCAAGAGAGATGGAATTCCGCGAAGCATTGCGATCACTAATTACTCCAGAGGAAGTGTGGTGGACTACTTACCTAGGCAGGGTTGGGTACATGATCACCCGCCTATACCCATCTGGAGAAATTGACCCAGTGAAGCCCAGGGTCGTGTTCTCTTCCGAGTGGGCATGGAATTTGggtaagaagaaaaagaaggaaggtTTAGTGTTAACAATATCGatacagaagaagaaggacgatcCTGCAGAACTGAAACATGCATTGGAGGAAAATGTTAACGTCATCCAAAGAGTTGGTAAGAAAAAACACTGGATAGGAAAAGATGACCCTTGGGGCATGAAAGTCAAAGTTGAGGTGGTTGAAGAAGGGATTTTGGAAGCTACAGAATGA
- a CDS encoding uncharacterized protein (TransMembrane:10 (o6-23i30-47o59-82i94-115o121-144i165-183o209-234i284-306o312-335i342-358o)~antiSMASH:Cluster_6.3) — MLTPGSYSNLLLVFIPLGITFGVQNRTPELIFWFNLLAIIPLSKLNLRKLRRLSCTLGPLGGGFLHAILDNAPLLIVGIAAIQNGAAHIAQSCILGSVLANLLLVVGWCFLVGSIRQSELIFNTTFASTASSLMIVASTSLVVPSAISEMQCRADADCEDQLIRMSRSVSVALLFLFVIYQHYRWRSHRWLFLEGTPSGLDDEHDISRILLGIFEGLLLISVLGLSSLSAYFLLRTLSLVTDSVFISDKTVSFVLLPLSTDGPARVEAIVAAYRNSMTTALEFAIGRSMNAALFVTPMLVLFSWAAQSSTPMTLHFPTLETISIFLGTLLVAELCRDGKSNYLEGAMCLVTYIILSFSF; from the exons ATGCTCACTCCTGGCAGCTATTCcaatcttctcctcgtcTTTATCCCTCTGGGCATAACTTTTGGTGTGCAGAATAGAACTCCAGAACTCATCTTCTGGTTCAACCTCCTGGCCATCATCCCGCTCTCAAAACTCAATCTTCGCAAACTCCGCAGGCTGTCGTGCACGTTAGGCCCTTTGGGCGGTGGATTTCTGCATGCCATTTTAGATAATGCGCCGTTATTAATC GTAGGCATTGCGGCCATCCAAAACGGCGCAGCCCATATTGCGCAATCCTGCATCCTTGGAAGTGTCTTggccaatcttcttctc GTTGTTGGGTGGTGTTTCTTGGTCGGGAGCATCCGTCAGAGTGAATTGATATTTAATACCACGTTTGCATCAACAGCGTCATCTCTGATGATTGTTGCATCAACGTCCCTCGTGGTTCCGTCTGCCATTTCTGAGATGCAGTGCAGGGCCGACGCCGATTGCGAAGATCAACTGATACGAATGTCGCGCTCTGTTTCTGtagctcttttatttctttttgttaTATATCAGCACTACCGATGGCGGTCTCACCGATGGCTATTCCTAGAAGGCACACCATCTGGGTTGGATGATGAGCACGATATAAGTCGGATATTGCTAGGAATTTTCGAGGGACTGCTTCTTATCTCCGTCCTGGGGCTTTCTTCGCTATCTGCATACTTTCTCTTGCGGACACTGAGTTTAGTAACAGACTCTGTTTTTATCAGCGACAAGACAGTCAGTTTTGTCCTCTTACCGCTGTCCACCGATGGGCCAGCTCGAGTAGAAGCCATTGTGGCAGCATACCGAAACAGCATGACTACGGCTCTAGAATTCGCAATTGGTCGAAGCATGAATGCCGCCTTGTTCGTTACTCCCATGTTAGTCCTCTTCTCATGGGCAGCTCAGTCCAGCACTCCAATGACTTTGCACTTCCCAACTTTAGAGACAATTTCCATTTTTCTTGGTACGCTATTGGTTGCCGAGCTGTGCCGCGACGGCAAAAGCAATTACTTGGAGGGTGCCATGTGCCTTGTCAC gtatataatattatctttctctttctag